Proteins from one Thermobifida alba genomic window:
- the meaB gene encoding methylmalonyl Co-A mutase-associated GTPase MeaB, translated as MDATTDQAEQVAAGSALHAGRLITRIENGRADARAVLRSLAPHCGKAQLIGVTGPPGAGKSTLVSALIRELRGRGRTVGVIAVDPSSPFSGGALLGDRDRMVESSSGDSGVFIRSLASRGASGGLAAAVNDAVDVLDAMGKDVVIVETVGVGQGEFDIAEIAHTVVLVFVPGYGDALQAMKAGITEIADVVVVNKSDSPGAEQTFKELAAQGFERTGPEGTPPWPVPVLRTSALRHDGIAELVDAVDEHHRFTGRTAWRTAHEHARRRARFIAFANDRLREELLETAVDERSLTDPYGAAEEFVAELVDAHRRLTAHRAAGAETEQK; from the coding sequence GTGGACGCTACGACCGACCAGGCCGAGCAGGTGGCGGCCGGAAGCGCACTGCACGCGGGACGGCTGATCACCCGGATCGAGAACGGGCGGGCCGACGCGCGCGCAGTCCTGCGCTCGCTGGCGCCACACTGCGGAAAGGCCCAGCTCATCGGGGTCACCGGACCACCCGGAGCGGGCAAGAGCACACTCGTCTCGGCACTCATCCGCGAACTGCGGGGCCGGGGCCGCACCGTCGGCGTGATCGCGGTCGACCCCTCCAGCCCGTTCAGCGGCGGCGCGCTGCTCGGCGACCGGGACCGGATGGTGGAGTCGTCCAGCGGGGACAGCGGGGTCTTCATCCGCTCCCTCGCCTCCAGAGGCGCTTCGGGAGGACTCGCCGCGGCCGTCAACGACGCGGTCGACGTGCTCGACGCGATGGGCAAGGACGTCGTCATCGTCGAGACCGTCGGCGTGGGCCAGGGGGAGTTCGACATCGCCGAGATCGCGCACACCGTCGTCCTGGTGTTCGTGCCCGGCTACGGCGACGCCCTGCAGGCGATGAAGGCCGGCATCACCGAGATCGCCGACGTCGTCGTGGTCAACAAGAGCGACAGCCCAGGCGCCGAGCAGACCTTCAAGGAGCTGGCCGCCCAGGGATTCGAGCGCACCGGCCCCGAGGGGACCCCGCCCTGGCCGGTCCCGGTGCTGCGAACCTCCGCCCTGCGCCACGACGGCATCGCCGAACTGGTCGACGCGGTGGACGAGCACCACCGCTTCACCGGGCGGACGGCGTGGCGCACCGCCCACGAGCACGCCCGCCGACGGGCGCGGTTCATCGCCTTCGCCAACGACCGACTCCGCGAGGAACTGCTCGAAACCGCCGTCGACGAACGGAGCCTGACCGATCCCTACGGGGCCGCCGAGGAGTTCGTCGCCGAGCTGGTCGACGCCCACCGCAGACTCACCGCCCACCGGGCAGCCGGAGCAGAAACGGAGCAGAAGTGA
- a CDS encoding acyl-CoA mutase large subunit family protein: MKFELSDRFEAAKETWAARRARYAERLRPAKTLSGLPVKTVYTPEDLADSDLEEMPGAYPFTRGLHPDGYALTPWMQQMVFGYGTIEETRQKMEKMVAEGMEGYFGHKVFNTVYDIPCMYGIDADHPEAKGNLGQCGVHMSTGDDYDELIRGWDLETTNFSMITGDNCLPALALLAAAVERRGEPTHKMHGNSMNWYPRIAVQDIPSWEPRWGYALMIDLIKWAKDNAPAWNPANIFMYGLSEAGATPVQELAYGLSWGKSIIDAGLEAGLAPDDFIGRLSFQIGCTVNLFEEVAKFRAHRRMWAKICKEAGVTKPSNMHARVHVHTSGYVLTQQQLMNNNARITLQALAAVLGGVQSIHTCSYDEAVGVPTEESHRTALRTQQILMLESGVRDVADPLGGSYYVEKLTDEMEEAAWEIYEELEASGGYLRGIETGEIKRSIDNASYEMKKRINSGDLPVVGVNRYVSEQTENYEPFRIDESIETKARARLEAYRAKRDQAAVDEALEGVREACQALKDGTGPLMPALVEAARRGATNGEMMVPMREAFGWYVSE; the protein is encoded by the coding sequence GTGAAGTTCGAACTCAGCGACAGGTTCGAGGCCGCCAAGGAGACCTGGGCCGCACGCCGGGCCCGGTACGCCGAGAGACTGCGTCCGGCCAAGACGCTGTCGGGCCTGCCGGTGAAGACCGTCTACACCCCGGAGGACCTCGCCGACAGCGACCTGGAGGAGATGCCGGGCGCCTACCCCTTCACCCGGGGCCTGCACCCCGACGGCTACGCCCTGACGCCGTGGATGCAGCAGATGGTCTTCGGCTACGGGACCATCGAGGAGACCCGGCAGAAGATGGAGAAGATGGTCGCCGAGGGCATGGAGGGCTACTTCGGCCACAAGGTCTTCAACACCGTCTACGACATCCCCTGCATGTACGGCATCGACGCCGACCACCCCGAGGCCAAGGGCAACCTCGGCCAGTGCGGCGTCCACATGAGCACCGGCGACGACTACGACGAGCTGATCCGCGGCTGGGACCTGGAGACCACCAACTTCTCCATGATCACCGGCGACAACTGCCTGCCCGCGCTGGCGCTGCTCGCCGCCGCAGTGGAGCGGCGCGGCGAGCCCACCCACAAGATGCACGGCAACTCGATGAACTGGTACCCGCGCATCGCGGTCCAGGACATCCCCTCCTGGGAGCCCAGGTGGGGCTACGCCCTCATGATCGACCTGATCAAGTGGGCCAAGGACAACGCCCCGGCCTGGAACCCGGCCAACATCTTCATGTACGGCCTCTCCGAGGCGGGCGCCACCCCGGTCCAGGAACTCGCCTACGGCCTGTCCTGGGGCAAGTCGATCATCGACGCGGGACTGGAGGCGGGCCTGGCTCCGGACGACTTCATCGGCCGCCTCTCCTTCCAGATCGGGTGCACCGTCAACCTGTTCGAGGAGGTCGCCAAGTTCCGTGCGCACCGCCGCATGTGGGCGAAGATCTGCAAGGAGGCCGGCGTCACCAAGCCCTCCAACATGCACGCCCGGGTGCACGTCCACACCAGCGGCTACGTGCTCACCCAGCAGCAGCTGATGAACAACAACGCGCGGATCACCCTGCAGGCCCTGGCCGCCGTCCTGGGCGGGGTGCAGTCCATCCACACCTGCTCCTACGACGAGGCCGTCGGCGTGCCGACCGAGGAGTCGCACCGCACCGCGCTGCGCACCCAGCAGATCCTCATGCTGGAGAGCGGCGTGCGCGACGTCGCCGACCCGCTGGGCGGCTCCTACTACGTCGAGAAGCTGACCGACGAGATGGAGGAGGCCGCCTGGGAGATCTACGAGGAGCTGGAGGCCTCGGGCGGCTACCTCAGGGGCATCGAGACCGGGGAGATCAAACGCAGCATCGACAACGCCTCCTACGAGATGAAGAAGCGGATCAACAGCGGCGACCTGCCCGTGGTCGGCGTCAACCGCTACGTCTCGGAGCAGACGGAGAACTACGAGCCGTTCCGCATCGACGAGTCCATCGAGACCAAGGCCAGGGCCCGGCTGGAGGCCTACCGCGCCAAGCGTGACCAGGCCGCGGTGGACGAAGCGCTCGAAGGCGTCCGCGAGGCCTGCCAGGCGCTGAAGGACGGCACCGGCCCGCTCATGCCCGCGCTGGTGGAGGCGGCCCGCAGGGGGGCGACCAACGGCGAGATGATGGTGCCGATGCGCGAAGCGTTCGGCTGGTACGTCAGCGAGTGA
- a CDS encoding cobalamin B12-binding domain-containing protein produces MSQERIKVLLAKKKIDVHGRGSKLIARELRDAGMEVVYFRFGVVEEIAEAALQEDVDVVAVSIMTSGQMQVARELIPALKARGMKDVLVIMGGIIPEVDYEPLRQLGVHRCFPPGLPGGVVADYIRENVGTASLA; encoded by the coding sequence GTGTCCCAGGAGCGCATCAAGGTCCTGCTGGCCAAGAAGAAGATCGATGTTCACGGCCGCGGGTCGAAACTGATCGCGCGCGAACTCCGCGACGCCGGCATGGAGGTCGTCTACTTCCGGTTCGGGGTGGTGGAGGAGATCGCCGAGGCGGCCCTGCAGGAGGACGTCGACGTGGTCGCGGTGAGCATCATGACCAGCGGTCAGATGCAGGTCGCCAGGGAGCTCATCCCCGCACTCAAGGCGCGCGGAATGAAGGACGTCCTGGTGATCATGGGCGGCATCATCCCCGAGGTGGACTACGAGCCCCTCCGGCAGCTGGGCGTGCACCGCTGCTTCCCTCCCGGCCTGCCCGGCGGCGTCGTCGCCGACTACATCCGGGAGAACGTCGGCACGGCGAGCCTCGCCTAG
- a CDS encoding SDR family oxidoreductase, with protein sequence MATLSGVDGKGLVVTGGGGGLGSVMAAEFCRLGARVVVCGRTRESLDETVRRIDDELGEGRAFAVTADVRDPESVSAMVDRATELLGDVDGLVNNASGLFPVDAEKLTPNGFDAVVRIVLHGTWHCTSELARRWLAAGRGGAVVNVLTPYAWTGAPGIVHNASAKGGVLAMTRTLGAEWAGRGVRVNAVAPGWMPVGGTDFLAGDEEARRRLVDAIPAGRLLRAEETARAAAYLLSDDATYVAGEVLTIDGGHHLSKGLYEFLDELPGRR encoded by the coding sequence GTGGCAACACTGTCAGGAGTCGACGGCAAGGGACTGGTCGTCACCGGAGGCGGCGGCGGGCTCGGATCGGTCATGGCCGCCGAGTTCTGCCGGCTCGGCGCCAGGGTGGTGGTGTGCGGACGCACCAGGGAGAGCCTGGACGAGACCGTACGGCGCATCGACGACGAGCTCGGGGAGGGCAGGGCCTTCGCGGTCACCGCGGACGTGCGCGACCCCGAGTCCGTGTCGGCGATGGTCGACCGGGCCACCGAACTGCTCGGCGACGTCGACGGACTGGTCAACAACGCTTCGGGGCTCTTTCCGGTCGACGCCGAGAAGCTCACCCCGAACGGCTTCGACGCGGTGGTCCGGATCGTGCTCCACGGCACCTGGCACTGCACCTCCGAACTGGCCCGCCGCTGGCTCGCCGCCGGCCGCGGAGGAGCGGTGGTCAACGTGCTCACCCCCTACGCGTGGACGGGCGCGCCCGGCATCGTGCACAACGCCTCCGCCAAGGGGGGAGTGCTCGCCATGACCCGCACCCTGGGTGCGGAGTGGGCGGGCCGGGGCGTGCGGGTCAACGCGGTCGCCCCCGGCTGGATGCCGGTGGGCGGCACCGACTTCCTCGCCGGAGACGAGGAGGCCCGGCGGCGGCTGGTCGACGCCATCCCGGCCGGACGGCTGCTGCGGGCGGAGGAGACCGCCCGCGCGGCGGCCTACCTGCTCTCCGACGACGCGACGTACGTGGCCGGGGAGGTGCTCACCATCGACGGCGGCCACCACCTGTCCAAGGGACTGTACGAGTTCCTGGACGAGCTGCCGGGACGCCGGTAG
- a CDS encoding nuclear transport factor 2 family protein, with the protein MASCTSADQTEIRDLTARFTDAVNRRAPQELAALFTERGEWHVPGVPAATGREAIAAVLATLLDGFPHLIQLTHSGHVDVSGDTATATWYITESGADASGNGFGFTGVYTDDLVRTADGWRFARRSFAFLQRTRPEAKTRWYPHPHAAG; encoded by the coding sequence ATGGCATCTTGCACCTCCGCCGACCAGACCGAGATCCGCGACCTGACCGCGCGCTTCACCGACGCGGTCAACCGGCGCGCCCCCCAGGAGCTGGCGGCCCTGTTCACCGAGCGGGGCGAGTGGCACGTGCCCGGGGTCCCCGCGGCCACCGGACGCGAGGCGATCGCCGCCGTGCTGGCCACCCTGCTGGACGGCTTCCCCCACCTGATCCAGCTCACCCACAGCGGACACGTCGACGTCTCCGGCGACACGGCCACGGCCACCTGGTACATCACCGAGTCCGGCGCCGACGCCTCCGGCAACGGCTTCGGGTTCACCGGCGTCTACACCGACGACCTGGTCCGCACCGCGGACGGGTGGCGGTTCGCCCGCCGCTCCTTCGCCTTCCTCCAGCGCACCCGGCCGGAGGCGAAGACCCGCTGGTACCCGCATCCGCACGCGGCCGGGTGA
- a CDS encoding VOC family protein, translated as MTGHASAGLPLGVAHDHVAVAARRIRDLLPLYRDVLGGAFHLGGDNARVGYRAVQLEFPGGGRVELMEPLPGSTFLDSFFRRHPRGGVHHVTLTVPEDVEISRVAAALEHAGYRAHGLSTADPDWHEVFLHPDQTHGTLLQLARRRGGAHGRATDYTLDDVLAGRAPNGCGVPSP; from the coding sequence GTGACCGGACACGCCTCCGCCGGCCTGCCCCTGGGCGTCGCCCACGACCACGTGGCGGTGGCGGCCCGGCGGATCAGGGACCTCCTGCCGCTGTACCGGGACGTCCTCGGCGGCGCGTTCCACCTGGGCGGCGACAACGCCCGGGTCGGCTACCGCGCCGTCCAGCTGGAGTTCCCCGGCGGGGGCAGGGTGGAGCTGATGGAGCCGCTGCCGGGCTCGACGTTCCTGGACAGCTTCTTCCGCCGCCACCCCCGGGGCGGGGTGCACCACGTCACCCTCACGGTCCCGGAGGACGTGGAGATCTCCCGGGTGGCCGCGGCCCTGGAACACGCCGGCTACCGGGCCCACGGCCTGTCCACCGCCGACCCCGACTGGCACGAGGTCTTCCTCCACCCGGACCAGACCCACGGCACCCTGCTGCAGCTCGCCCGCCGCCGCGGGGGCGCCCACGGCCGCGCCACGGACTACACCCTGGACGACGTCCTGGCGGGCCGGGCGCCCAACGGCTGCGGTGTTCCCAGTCCCTGA
- a CDS encoding acyl-CoA dehydrogenase family protein: MDFTLSAEHQELRRTLREFFTREAPLEEVNRFDQEEEFNTELYRKAAEIGLCGLAFGEEYGGSDADQISICIAVEEIARASAALAYAWLPTATFCAKGIARFGTEEQKREILPKVAAGTVRMAMGLTEPDAGSDLAHLSTRAVRDGSDFVVTGQKVFTTGADTADYIFAFVRTDPDASPSRALSVLLIPRQSEGLTIRPLRKLAGQSTHTCEVFLNDVRVPEENLVGELGRGTRIIVDLLDAERIYVGAEGTGLGQGALDLALQYARERVQFGKPIIEHQAVGHMLADMAMDVQTARLITWQAAWRLDQGLDCTLEASMAKVYGSEAGTRCAARGMQILGGYSYMVEYGMERYWRETKLYEIAGGTNQILRNMIAKQLKRREPW, translated from the coding sequence ATGGATTTCACCCTCAGCGCCGAACACCAGGAGCTGCGCCGGACGCTGCGGGAGTTCTTCACCCGCGAGGCGCCCCTGGAGGAGGTCAACCGCTTCGACCAGGAGGAGGAGTTCAACACCGAGCTGTACCGCAAGGCCGCCGAGATCGGGCTGTGCGGCCTGGCCTTCGGCGAGGAGTACGGGGGCAGCGACGCCGACCAGATCTCCATCTGCATCGCGGTGGAGGAGATCGCCCGCGCCAGCGCCGCCCTCGCCTACGCCTGGCTGCCCACGGCCACGTTCTGCGCCAAGGGCATCGCCCGGTTCGGCACCGAGGAGCAGAAGAGGGAGATCCTGCCGAAGGTCGCGGCGGGAACGGTGCGCATGGCCATGGGCCTGACCGAACCCGACGCCGGCTCCGACCTCGCCCACCTGTCCACCAGGGCCGTGCGCGACGGCAGCGACTTCGTCGTCACCGGGCAGAAGGTGTTCACCACCGGCGCCGACACCGCCGACTACATCTTCGCCTTCGTCCGCACCGACCCCGACGCCTCCCCCTCCCGGGCCCTGTCGGTGCTGCTGATCCCCAGGCAGTCCGAGGGACTGACGATCCGGCCGCTGCGCAAGCTCGCCGGACAGTCCACCCACACCTGCGAGGTGTTCCTCAACGACGTGCGGGTGCCCGAGGAGAACCTGGTCGGCGAACTCGGCCGGGGCACCCGCATCATCGTCGACCTGCTGGACGCCGAACGGATCTACGTGGGCGCCGAGGGCACCGGTCTCGGCCAGGGCGCCCTGGACCTGGCGTTGCAGTACGCCCGGGAGCGGGTCCAGTTCGGCAAGCCGATCATCGAGCACCAGGCCGTCGGGCACATGCTCGCCGACATGGCGATGGACGTGCAGACCGCGCGGCTGATCACCTGGCAGGCGGCCTGGCGGCTGGACCAGGGACTGGACTGCACCCTGGAGGCCTCCATGGCCAAGGTGTACGGCTCCGAGGCGGGCACCCGGTGCGCGGCGCGCGGCATGCAGATCCTGGGCGGCTACAGCTACATGGTCGAGTACGGGATGGAGCGCTACTGGCGCGAGACCAAGCTGTACGAGATCGCCGGCGGGACCAACCAGATCCTGCGCAACATGATCGCCAAGCAGCTGAAGCGGCGGGAGCCGTGGTGA
- a CDS encoding class I adenylate-forming enzyme family protein translates to MLVSDIVRNNARFFGDKEAVVVPGGTTRTWSDLDTRTTRFANALLGLGLSKGDRIALFSPNCGEFLEFFFATAKSGIIGAAVNIRLSAHELSSYLAYVEPAAVLVHADLADNARTWLPDVPSARHVIGFGGDHGFALDLEQLIARASAEEPSVHVGEDDVYQLGATSGTTGIPKAAVLTHRNAIAALQNWLAELPVPEYGTALQCIPMFFNPGGPSGLHPVLLKGGRTVIPPAFDPAEFPRLVQEYRVTNTTIVPTMVQMVVSQPDVERYDFSSLRGIMSGGSPYSAGVLKRAREVLGDVLYPLYGMAESYSCGAVLRPEDQFTEGTEQQVGWLDSIGRPLTMINLRVVDPDGNDVPHDGRTSGEIWLSGPSVSPGYFNMAEETARSRAGEWFRTGDVAVIDSEGFVTIVDRLKDMIITGGINVFSIEVERVLQDHPEVEQAAVIGVPHEKWGEAIHAVVRRREGSTLTEAELVDFAAQRLSGYKKPRSVEFVDALPISATGKVLKKELRERHVRTPRHPAS, encoded by the coding sequence ATGCTGGTCAGCGACATCGTTCGCAACAACGCCCGGTTCTTCGGCGACAAGGAGGCCGTGGTGGTCCCCGGGGGGACCACCCGGACCTGGTCGGACCTGGACACCCGCACCACCAGGTTCGCCAACGCACTGCTCGGCCTCGGCCTGTCCAAAGGAGACCGGATCGCCCTCTTCTCCCCCAACTGCGGCGAGTTCCTCGAATTCTTCTTCGCCACCGCCAAGTCGGGGATCATCGGAGCCGCGGTCAACATCCGCCTGTCCGCCCACGAACTCTCCTCCTACCTCGCCTACGTGGAGCCGGCCGCGGTGCTGGTCCACGCCGACCTGGCGGACAACGCCCGGACGTGGCTGCCGGACGTCCCCTCCGCCAGACACGTCATCGGCTTCGGCGGCGACCACGGCTTCGCCCTCGACCTCGAACAGCTCATCGCGCGCGCCTCCGCCGAGGAGCCCTCCGTGCACGTCGGCGAGGACGACGTCTACCAGCTCGGCGCCACCAGCGGCACCACCGGAATCCCGAAAGCCGCCGTCCTCACCCACCGCAACGCCATCGCGGCCCTGCAGAACTGGCTCGCCGAACTGCCCGTCCCCGAATACGGCACCGCACTGCAGTGCATCCCCATGTTCTTCAACCCCGGAGGCCCCTCGGGGCTGCACCCGGTACTGCTGAAGGGCGGCCGCACCGTGATCCCGCCGGCGTTCGACCCGGCCGAGTTCCCCCGCCTGGTCCAGGAGTACCGGGTCACCAACACCACCATCGTGCCGACGATGGTGCAGATGGTCGTCTCCCAGCCGGACGTGGAGCGGTACGACTTCTCCTCCCTGCGCGGCATCATGTCCGGCGGCTCCCCGTACTCGGCGGGCGTGCTCAAACGCGCCCGCGAGGTCCTCGGCGACGTCCTCTACCCGCTGTACGGCATGGCCGAGAGCTACTCCTGCGGTGCGGTGCTGCGCCCCGAGGACCAGTTCACCGAAGGCACCGAACAGCAGGTCGGCTGGCTCGACTCGATCGGCAGGCCGCTCACCATGATCAACCTGCGCGTGGTCGACCCCGACGGCAACGACGTGCCGCACGACGGCCGGACCTCCGGGGAGATCTGGCTGTCCGGCCCCTCCGTCTCCCCCGGCTACTTCAACATGGCGGAGGAGACCGCCAGGAGCCGCGCGGGAGAGTGGTTCCGGACCGGCGACGTGGCGGTGATCGACTCCGAGGGCTTCGTCACCATCGTGGACCGGCTCAAGGACATGATCATCACCGGCGGCATCAACGTCTTCAGCATCGAGGTCGAACGCGTCCTCCAGGACCACCCCGAGGTGGAGCAGGCCGCCGTCATCGGCGTCCCGCACGAGAAGTGGGGCGAGGCCATCCACGCGGTGGTGCGCCGCCGCGAGGGCTCGACGCTGACCGAGGCGGAACTCGTCGACTTCGCCGCACAGCGCCTGAGCGGCTACAAGAAGCCGCGCTCGGTGGAGTTCGTGGACGCACTGCCGATCAGCGCCACCGGCAAGGTCCTCAAGAAGGAACTGCGCGAACGGCACGTCCGGACCCCGCGGCACCCCGCCAGCTGA
- a CDS encoding long-chain-fatty-acid--CoA ligase, translated as MRYLDLVRGPAARFGSKAAVVEGDRRITFRELDDRVGRLGSVLRARGLRPGDRVALLAANELEYLEIQAACLRSGFALVPLNVRLTERELGFILSDCAPGLLIAGRAEERRAASLAATTGIPHVLALGTPRDLPSYDTALREAAADPGADPDDPELPATLLYTSGTTGLPKGAVVDRLGFTARVMTNAVELQTGATDVHQASLPMFHIAAFLAYAHTAVGGTVVMLPEFEPEQALRTMERERVTTTVLVPTTITMLLDSPAIDRVDLSALRLVVYGGSAIEPGPLRRALERFGCGFHQQYGMTETGGQTILRPADHDPADTEKLASGGTEAIGLEVRVVDEEDRTLPPGEVGEIVCRGPSVMLRYWNRPEATAEALRGGWFHTGDMGYRDSRGYLHITDRRNDMIITGGENVYPREVEAALIEHPDVADVAVVGLPDPKWGQVVTAVLAGQAPSDAELDAWARQRLAGYKVPRRWVRLAELPRNVTGKVLKHRLRAQLAK; from the coding sequence ATGCGCTACCTGGATCTCGTCCGCGGACCGGCGGCCCGGTTCGGCTCCAAGGCCGCCGTGGTCGAGGGCGACCGGCGGATCACCTTTCGGGAACTGGACGACCGGGTGGGGCGGCTGGGCTCGGTCCTGCGCGCCCGGGGACTGCGCCCCGGCGACCGGGTGGCCCTGCTGGCCGCCAACGAACTGGAGTACCTGGAGATCCAGGCGGCCTGCCTGCGTTCGGGGTTCGCCCTGGTCCCGCTGAACGTCCGACTCACCGAGCGGGAACTGGGCTTCATCCTCTCCGACTGCGCGCCCGGCCTGCTCATCGCCGGACGCGCCGAGGAGCGGCGGGCCGCCTCCCTGGCCGCCACGACCGGCATCCCCCACGTGCTGGCCCTGGGGACGCCGCGGGACCTGCCCTCCTACGACACCGCGCTGCGCGAGGCCGCCGCCGACCCCGGCGCCGACCCCGACGACCCCGAACTGCCCGCCACCCTCCTCTACACCTCGGGAACCACCGGCCTGCCCAAGGGAGCGGTCGTCGACCGTCTCGGCTTCACCGCGCGGGTGATGACCAACGCGGTCGAACTGCAGACGGGCGCGACCGACGTGCACCAGGCCAGCCTGCCGATGTTCCACATCGCCGCTTTCCTCGCCTACGCCCACACCGCGGTGGGAGGCACCGTGGTGATGCTTCCGGAGTTCGAGCCGGAGCAGGCGCTGCGCACCATGGAACGGGAGCGCGTCACCACCACGGTGCTGGTCCCCACGACCATCACCATGCTGCTGGACAGCCCCGCCATCGACCGGGTCGACCTGTCGGCGCTGCGGTTGGTCGTCTACGGTGGTTCGGCCATCGAACCGGGGCCGCTGCGGCGCGCCCTGGAACGCTTCGGCTGCGGCTTCCACCAGCAGTACGGCATGACCGAGACCGGAGGGCAGACCATCCTGCGCCCCGCCGACCACGACCCGGCCGACACCGAGAAGCTGGCCTCGGGAGGCACCGAGGCGATCGGCCTGGAGGTGAGGGTGGTCGACGAGGAGGACCGGACGCTGCCCCCCGGAGAGGTCGGCGAGATCGTCTGCCGGGGCCCCTCGGTGATGCTGCGGTACTGGAACCGGCCCGAGGCCACCGCGGAGGCGCTGCGCGGCGGCTGGTTCCACACCGGGGACATGGGCTACCGCGACAGCCGCGGCTACCTGCACATCACCGACCGGCGCAACGACATGATCATCACCGGCGGGGAGAACGTCTACCCCCGCGAGGTGGAGGCGGCGCTCATCGAGCACCCGGACGTCGCCGACGTGGCCGTGGTGGGCCTGCCCGACCCGAAGTGGGGCCAGGTGGTCACCGCCGTCCTGGCGGGGCAGGCGCCCTCCGACGCCGAACTGGACGCCTGGGCCCGGCAGCGGCTGGCCGGCTACAAGGTCCCCCGCCGCTGGGTGCGGCTGGCGGAACTGCCCCGCAACGTCACCGGCAAGGTGCTCAAGCACCGGCTCCGCGCCCAACTGGCGAAGTGA
- a CDS encoding enoyl-CoA hydratase/isomerase family protein — MSLETSLTDQVGLIELNRPDRMNALTVDLVCALGTEAAALVDRGARALVLAGRGPAFCAGADLSLVDRALAEEPAPVLTPLVEELHRSLKRLRGLPVPLVAAVEGPAVGAGMGLALCADLRVLGEGARLVPGYLGIGSSPDGGVSYFLTRMVGSARALSLLLRNQPLGAAEAASLGLAEPPVPDGSALRSALELARSLASAPPLALLRVRELVDRATTLGLAEQLDLEQERVTELWKTHDFGEGVRAFLQRRTPAFRGD, encoded by the coding sequence GTGTCCCTGGAGACCTCGCTCACCGACCAGGTGGGCCTCATCGAACTGAACCGCCCCGACCGGATGAACGCGCTGACCGTCGACCTGGTCTGCGCCCTGGGCACCGAGGCGGCCGCCCTGGTGGACCGGGGCGCCCGCGCCCTGGTGCTGGCCGGGCGCGGTCCGGCGTTCTGTGCCGGGGCCGACCTGTCCCTGGTGGACCGGGCGCTGGCCGAGGAGCCCGCCCCGGTCCTCACTCCCCTGGTCGAGGAGCTGCACCGCTCCCTCAAACGGCTCCGCGGCCTGCCCGTGCCGCTGGTCGCCGCCGTGGAGGGGCCCGCGGTGGGCGCCGGCATGGGGCTCGCCCTCTGCGCCGACCTGCGGGTCCTCGGCGAGGGCGCCCGCCTGGTCCCCGGCTACCTGGGCATCGGCTCCTCCCCCGACGGCGGGGTGTCGTACTTCCTGACCCGGATGGTCGGCTCGGCCCGGGCCCTGTCCCTGCTGCTGCGCAACCAGCCGCTCGGCGCGGCCGAGGCCGCGTCCCTGGGGCTGGCGGAACCGCCCGTGCCCGACGGTTCGGCGCTCCGGTCCGCCCTGGAGCTCGCCCGGTCGCTGGCCTCGGCTCCCCCGCTGGCCCTGCTGCGGGTGCGGGAACTGGTCGACCGGGCGACCACGCTGGGGCTGGCGGAGCAGTTGGACCTGGAGCAGGAGCGGGTCACCGAGTTGTGGAAGACGCACGACTTCGGTGAGGGGGTGCGGGCCTTCCTGCAGCGGCGCACCCCCGCGTTCCGCGGCGACTGA